The Sphingobium aromaticiconvertens genome has a segment encoding these proteins:
- a CDS encoding NAD(P)H-dependent flavin oxidoreductase, whose amino-acid sequence MFKGLKPIVYGGREVWPLVEGGKGVAVSNHSSSGAWAAAGGIGTVSAVNADSYDPDGNPIPQIYHGRTRRDRHEELVEYAIEGAVEQVKRAYEIAGGKGAININVLWEMGGAQRVLHGVLDRTRGMVAGVTCGAGMPYKLSEIAASYNVSYLPIVSSGRAFRALWKRAYSKASEWLAAVVYEDPWLAGGHNGLSNAEDPRKPEDPYPRVKALRDTMREGGISDEVPIVMAGGVWYLRDWNDWIDNPELGTIAFQFGTRPLLTQESPIPQGWKDVLTQLNEGDILLHRFSPTGFYSSAIRNPFLRHLEARSERQVPFSMEQAGDHTHQLDVGVKGKNFWVTRGDLMRAREWHGQGFTAALKTPDNTLVFVDEADKAVIRKDQTDCMGCLSQCAFSSWMDSETNSTGRLADPRSFCIQKSLQEAVHGGSLDDNLLFAGHGAYKFKQDPFYSNGFVPTVKQLVDRILTGD is encoded by the coding sequence TTGTTCAAGGGTTTGAAGCCTATCGTCTATGGCGGCCGCGAAGTGTGGCCGCTGGTCGAAGGCGGCAAGGGTGTTGCGGTCTCCAACCATAGCAGTTCGGGCGCCTGGGCGGCGGCCGGCGGCATTGGCACCGTGTCGGCCGTCAATGCCGACAGTTATGACCCTGACGGCAATCCGATCCCCCAAATCTATCACGGCCGCACCCGTCGCGACCGGCACGAGGAACTGGTCGAATACGCCATCGAGGGCGCGGTCGAACAGGTGAAACGCGCCTATGAGATTGCGGGCGGCAAGGGCGCGATCAACATCAATGTGCTGTGGGAAATGGGCGGCGCGCAGCGTGTGCTGCATGGTGTGCTGGATCGTACGCGCGGCATGGTAGCGGGCGTCACCTGCGGCGCGGGCATGCCCTACAAGCTGTCCGAGATCGCGGCGTCCTACAATGTCTCCTATCTGCCGATCGTCAGCTCTGGCCGCGCCTTTCGCGCGCTGTGGAAGCGCGCCTATTCCAAGGCGTCGGAATGGCTGGCAGCGGTGGTCTATGAAGATCCCTGGCTGGCGGGCGGGCACAATGGCTTGTCCAATGCCGAAGATCCACGCAAGCCGGAAGATCCCTATCCCCGCGTGAAGGCGCTGCGCGACACGATGCGCGAGGGGGGAATCTCCGACGAGGTGCCGATCGTGATGGCGGGCGGCGTCTGGTATCTGCGCGACTGGAACGACTGGATCGACAATCCCGAGCTGGGCACGATCGCTTTCCAGTTTGGCACCCGGCCGCTGCTGACGCAGGAAAGTCCCATCCCGCAGGGCTGGAAGGATGTGCTGACGCAACTGAACGAAGGCGACATCCTGCTCCATCGTTTCTCGCCCACCGGTTTCTATAGTTCGGCGATTCGCAATCCCTTTCTGCGCCATCTGGAAGCGCGGTCGGAGCGGCAGGTTCCTTTCAGCATGGAGCAGGCGGGCGACCATACCCACCAGCTGGACGTGGGCGTGAAGGGCAAGAATTTCTGGGTGACTCGCGGCGACCTGATGCGCGCGCGCGAGTGGCATGGGCAGGGCTTTACCGCCGCGCTCAAGACGCCGGACAACACGCTGGTCTTCGTCGATGAAGCCGACAAGGCCGTGATCCGCAAGGACCAGACGGATTGCATGGGTTGCCTCAGTCAATGCGCCTTTTCGAGCTGGATGGACAGCGAGACCAATTCGACGGGGCGCCTCGCCGATCCGCGCAGCTTCTGTATCCAGAAGTCGTTGCAGGAGGCTGTGCATGGCGGGTCGCTGGACGATAACCTGCTGTTTGCTGGGCATGGCGCCTACAAGTTCAAGCAGGACCCCTTCTATTCCAACGGGTTCGTACCGACGGTCAAGCAGTTGGTCGACCGCATCCTGACGGGCGACTGA
- a CDS encoding 2-oxoadipate dioxygenase/decarboxylase family protein, whose amino-acid sequence MAENGTIATLVAAHLGEGNARAALDALEIAPALLAEQGDTASRAAFAMAMNVILFHDLLARVPTGAAYVADRLASGGRVLFDHGALRTIRFPSGPTGALPPGEDAFTRIFLPLGYRLADLYPLDRLRMTGRAYTHTDHPEVIPQFFLSELHIDRFDPDFAEAAHRIFDNSGDPLDDAAQSLLARMAQAKEAPLPMAKAALPAIIAAFDRQHQPPRLEDYDLLLSRSNEAAWIATEGNAFNHATDRVPDVAALADRLKAQDKPMKPKLEISATGRVRQTAFRADSLERPFADGEWRTVPGSFYEFISRDLDPATGALDLAFDTGNATGIFAMTSATEPS is encoded by the coding sequence ATGGCTGAAAACGGCACGATCGCAACACTGGTCGCCGCCCATCTGGGTGAGGGCAATGCCCGCGCCGCCCTCGATGCGCTGGAGATCGCGCCCGCCCTGCTGGCCGAACAGGGGGACACCGCCTCCCGCGCCGCCTTTGCGATGGCGATGAACGTCATCCTCTTCCACGACCTGCTGGCCCGCGTACCGACCGGCGCCGCCTATGTCGCCGACCGGCTGGCGAGCGGTGGCAGGGTACTGTTCGACCATGGCGCGCTGCGGACGATCCGTTTCCCTTCGGGGCCTACCGGCGCGCTTCCACCGGGCGAAGACGCCTTCACCCGCATCTTCCTGCCCCTTGGCTACCGGCTGGCCGACCTCTATCCGCTCGACCGGCTGCGGATGACGGGCCGCGCCTACACCCACACGGATCACCCCGAAGTCATCCCCCAATTTTTCCTGAGCGAACTCCATATCGATCGTTTCGACCCGGACTTCGCAGAGGCGGCGCACCGCATTTTTGACAATTCAGGCGATCCGCTGGACGATGCCGCGCAAAGTCTGCTCGCTCGCATGGCGCAAGCAAAGGAAGCCCCCCTTCCCATGGCAAAGGCCGCGCTTCCCGCGATCATCGCTGCCTTCGATCGTCAGCACCAACCGCCAAGGCTAGAGGACTACGATCTCCTCCTCTCCCGCTCCAACGAAGCCGCCTGGATCGCCACCGAAGGCAATGCTTTCAACCACGCAACCGACCGTGTGCCCGATGTCGCGGCCCTGGCCGATCGGTTGAAGGCGCAGGACAAGCCGATGAAGCCCAAGCTGGAAATCTCCGCCACAGGTCGCGTCCGCCAGACGGCCTTTCGCGCCGACAGCCTGGAGCGCCCCTTCGCAGACGGCGAATGGCGCACCGTGCCGGGGTCTTTCTACGAATTTATCAGCCGCGATCTCGATCCGGCGACGGGCGCCCTGGACCTCGCCTTCGATACCGGCAACGCAACAGGCATCTTCGCCATGACCAGCGCTACCGAGCCGAGTTGA
- a CDS encoding DUF2093 domain-containing protein, which yields MADIQGLAVLHYDTPHFDVERPGQFVLCAVSGERIDLDDLKYWSAEFQEAYRGPVEATRSFLKHRGMPGGRDS from the coding sequence ATGGCGGATATTCAGGGACTGGCGGTGCTGCACTATGACACGCCGCATTTCGACGTGGAGCGTCCGGGGCAGTTTGTGCTGTGCGCTGTATCTGGCGAGCGGATCGACCTCGACGACTTGAAATATTGGAGCGCGGAGTTTCAGGAGGCCTATCGTGGGCCGGTGGAAGCGACGCGGTCTTTCCTGAAGCATCGCGGAATGCCGGGCGGTCGTGATTCTTAA
- a CDS encoding aromatic ring-hydroxylating dioxygenase subunit alpha: MQAPAGSQLQDPDAGWSLPAWTYGDPDFFAAEVQRIFRPSWQIVCHQSDIPNPGDYHTLDTLGESIIVLRGEDGVIRAFANVCRHRGARLADGPSGCARNFVCPYHAWTYDLSGALTGVPNRATYTMAPAAHGLAPVDLDQFQGFLFIRLADDGGPTIAQMMAPYLAEIAPYRFDDLRSIGRMTLRPRAVNWKNIGDNYSDGLHITIAHPGLKRLMGKDYGVEASEHVDRMWGPIHDRPSTNLSERAYQALLPSEPHLPPERQRLWTYFKLWPNMAFDIYPDQIDFMQWLPVSPTQTLIREIAYAIPDDRREMRAARYLNWRINRQVNAEDAALVERVQQGMASHSFTVGPLSEDEVALRHFNSRVRTLIPQARQHRAPSPGWSRP; this comes from the coding sequence ATGCAAGCGCCCGCCGGAAGCCAGTTGCAAGACCCCGACGCGGGCTGGAGCCTGCCTGCATGGACCTATGGCGACCCGGATTTCTTCGCGGCGGAAGTGCAGCGCATCTTCCGCCCCTCCTGGCAGATCGTCTGCCACCAAAGCGACATCCCCAACCCCGGCGACTATCACACGCTCGATACGCTGGGAGAAAGCATCATCGTCCTGCGCGGCGAAGATGGCGTCATCCGCGCCTTCGCCAATGTCTGCCGCCATCGCGGCGCTCGCTTGGCTGATGGTCCTTCCGGGTGCGCCCGCAATTTCGTCTGCCCCTATCACGCCTGGACCTACGACCTGTCCGGCGCCCTCACCGGCGTCCCCAACCGCGCCACCTACACGATGGCCCCCGCCGCCCATGGCCTTGCGCCGGTCGATCTCGATCAGTTTCAGGGCTTCCTTTTCATCCGGCTTGCGGACGATGGCGGCCCGACCATCGCCCAGATGATGGCCCCTTATCTTGCCGAAATAGCGCCCTATCGCTTCGACGACCTGCGCTCCATCGGCCGGATGACACTCCGCCCCCGCGCGGTGAACTGGAAGAATATCGGCGACAATTATTCCGACGGCCTGCACATCACCATCGCCCATCCCGGCCTCAAGCGACTGATGGGCAAGGACTATGGCGTGGAAGCCAGCGAGCATGTCGATCGCATGTGGGGACCGATCCACGACCGCCCCTCGACCAACCTTTCCGAACGCGCCTATCAAGCGCTGCTGCCGTCCGAGCCGCACCTGCCGCCCGAACGGCAACGCCTGTGGACCTATTTCAAGCTCTGGCCCAACATGGCCTTCGACATCTATCCCGACCAGATCGACTTCATGCAATGGCTGCCCGTCAGCCCGACGCAGACGCTGATCCGCGAAATCGCCTATGCCATCCCGGATGATCGCAGAGAAATGCGCGCCGCCCGCTACCTCAACTGGCGCATCAATCGACAGGTCAATGCAGAAGACGCCGCATTGGTCGAGCGCGTCCAGCAGGGCATGGCCAGCCACAGCTTCACCGTCGGCCCATTGAGCGAGGACGAAGTCGCCCTGCGGCACTTCAACAGCCGCGTCCGCACCCTGATCCCGCAGGCCCGGCAGCACCGTGCCCCGTCGCCCGGCTGGAGCCGCCCATGA
- a CDS encoding NAD(P)/FAD-dependent oxidoreductase codes for MTKRYDAVIVGGGHNGLVCAFYLARAGYSVRILERRSIVGGAAVTEEFAPGFRNSTASYTVSLLNPKVIADMALADHGYRVIERPISNFLPQPNGGYLKLGGSLERTQSEFARFSTRDAAALPAYYDALETVADVLREMVLKAPPNVGEGMATILDAIQQGRRLAGLSIEQQRDVLDLFTKSARTFLDSWFENEAVKATFGFDAVVGNFASPDTPGSAYVLLHHVFGEVNGKKGTWGHSVGGMGAITQIMAKIVTAMGVEISLDAPVSRILVDGDRAVGARIESGEEVIGSTVIANVGPKLLYERLIDTADVPADFLRRIRAFKAGSGTFRMNVALSTLPDFTCLPGAGEHHQSGIIIAPTLDYMDQAYLDAKQHGIAKKPIVEMLIPSTIDDSLAPPGAHVASLFCQQFASELPGGRNWDDEREAAADLILQTVEDYAPGFKASVIARQIHSPLDLERKFGLVDGDIMHGNMSLDQLWAARPVLGHGSYRGPLKGLYMCGAGTHPGGGVTGAPGHNAARAVLADRSLIGRMRGRG; via the coding sequence ATGACGAAACGCTATGATGCCGTGATCGTCGGCGGCGGCCATAACGGCCTTGTCTGCGCCTTCTACCTCGCCCGCGCAGGCTATTCCGTCCGCATTCTCGAACGGCGTAGCATCGTCGGCGGCGCGGCGGTGACGGAGGAATTTGCCCCCGGTTTCCGCAACTCGACCGCCAGCTACACCGTCAGCCTGCTGAACCCGAAGGTGATCGCCGACATGGCGCTCGCCGATCATGGCTATCGCGTGATCGAGCGGCCGATCAGCAATTTCCTGCCCCAGCCCAATGGCGGCTATCTGAAACTCGGTGGCAGCCTTGAGCGCACACAGTCCGAGTTCGCCCGCTTCTCCACCCGCGACGCTGCGGCTCTGCCCGCTTATTATGACGCGCTGGAAACCGTCGCCGACGTGCTGCGCGAGATGGTGCTGAAAGCCCCGCCCAATGTCGGCGAAGGCATGGCGACCATCCTCGACGCTATCCAACAGGGCCGCCGCCTCGCGGGTCTTTCGATCGAGCAACAGCGCGACGTCCTCGACCTCTTCACCAAATCCGCGCGCACCTTCCTCGATAGCTGGTTCGAGAATGAGGCTGTAAAAGCGACGTTCGGCTTTGATGCGGTGGTCGGCAACTTCGCCTCCCCCGACACCCCCGGCAGCGCCTATGTCCTGCTCCACCATGTCTTTGGCGAGGTGAACGGCAAGAAAGGCACCTGGGGCCACAGCGTCGGCGGCATGGGCGCGATCACGCAGATCATGGCAAAGATCGTGACCGCCATGGGCGTGGAAATCAGCCTCGATGCCCCCGTCTCCCGCATCCTTGTGGATGGTGATCGTGCGGTCGGCGCGCGCATCGAAAGCGGCGAGGAGGTGATCGGCAGCACGGTGATCGCCAATGTCGGTCCAAAGCTGCTCTACGAACGCCTCATAGATACCGCCGACGTCCCCGCCGACTTCCTGCGCCGCATTCGCGCGTTCAAGGCTGGCTCCGGCACCTTCCGCATGAATGTCGCGCTATCGACTCTCCCCGACTTCACCTGCCTCCCCGGCGCGGGGGAGCATCACCAGTCCGGCATCATCATCGCGCCAACCCTCGACTATATGGATCAGGCCTATCTGGACGCGAAGCAGCATGGCATCGCGAAAAAGCCGATCGTCGAGATGCTGATCCCCTCGACCATCGACGACAGCCTCGCGCCGCCCGGCGCCCATGTCGCCAGCCTCTTCTGCCAGCAATTCGCATCAGAGCTACCGGGTGGTCGCAACTGGGACGATGAACGCGAAGCCGCTGCCGACCTCATCCTCCAGACGGTCGAGGATTATGCCCCCGGCTTCAAGGCATCGGTCATCGCCCGCCAGATTCATTCGCCCCTCGACCTGGAACGAAAATTCGGGCTGGTCGACGGCGACATCATGCATGGCAATATGAGCCTTGATCAGCTTTGGGCCGCGCGCCCGGTACTGGGCCATGGCAGCTATCGCGGACCGCTAAAGGGGCTGTATATGTGTGGAGCGGGCACGCATCCGGGCGGCGGCGTCACCGGCGCGCCCGGTCATAATGCCGCCCGTGCGGTGCTGGCCGATCGCAGCCTCATTGGGCGGATGCGCGGACGCGGTTAG